A DNA window from Hordeum vulgare subsp. vulgare chromosome 1H, MorexV3_pseudomolecules_assembly, whole genome shotgun sequence contains the following coding sequences:
- the LOC123425137 gene encoding probable glutathione S-transferase GSTF1: MGGGAVKVYGVGASPFVATVLLCLEEVGADYELVPLDMAAREQRAEPHLSRNPFGKIPVLEDGELTLFESRAISLYVLRKHGWPGTKLQTADLLRESCLEESAMVDVWTEVEAHQYQPAIASIVQQCVILPFVGGARDQAVVDENVGKLEKVLDVYEARLSAHAYLAGDFFSLADLVHFGITYYLVAGTEYATLLESRANVWAWWGRVMARPSVKKVAPLIHLWLKPSLSA; the protein is encoded by the exons atgggcggcGGTGCTGTGAAGGTGTACGGGGTGGGGGCGTCCCCGTTCGTCGCGACGGTGCTGCTGTGCCTGGAGGAGGTCGGCGCGGACTACGAGCTCGTCCCCCTCGACATGGCGGCGCGTGAGCAGAGGGCCGAGCCCCACCTCTCCCGAAAC CCTTTCGGCAAGATCCCGGTGTTAGAGGACGGGGAGCTGACTCTCTTCG AATCGCGCGCGATTTCTCTGTACGTGCTCCGCAAGCACGGATGGCCAGGAACCAAGCTGCAGACCGCCGATCTCCTACGAGAATCTTGCCTCGAAGAATCGGCCATGGTGGACGTGTGGACGGAGGTGGAGGCCCACCAGTACCAGCCGGCCATTGCCAGCATCGTCCAGCAGTGCGTCATCCTGCCGTTCGTCGGCGGCGCGCGAGACCAGGCCGTCGTCGACGAGAACGTCGGGAAGCTGGAGAAGGTCCTCGACGTGTACGAGGCGCGGCTGTCGGCGCACGCCTACCTCGCCGGAGACTTCTTCAGCCTCGCCGACCTCGTCCACTTCGGTATCACCTACTACCTGGTGGCCGGCACCGAGTACGCGACACTACTGGAGTCGCGCGCGAACGTGTGGGCGTGGTGGGGGCGGGTCATGGCCCGGCCGTCGGTCAAGAAGGTGGCGCCGCTGATCCACCTCTGGTTGAAGCCATCTTTGTCTGCTTAA